Below is a window of Deinococcus planocerae DNA.
AACTGGCCCTGGGTGACGGGGTTGTCGTCCACGTTGAGCTTGCCGATCTTGACCCGGCCCTCGTACTGCCCGGCGAGTTCCTCGACGACGGGGGCGATGATGCGGCAGGGCCCGCACCAGGGGGCCCAGAAATCGACCAGGGTCAGGCCCTCGCCCGTCTCGGCCTTAAAGTTGCTGTCAGTGAGTTCCACAGGCTTCATGAGGTCAGTCTACCCCCGGGGGCCGGAGGCGGATAGGGACGAGATGGACAGTGGCTAACCCGTCGTTCATGCGCTCAGGACGCTAGCGTGGGGAGATGGGGGAGACGCTCAGGGAGGACCTGCGGGCGGGGGCGCGGCTCTTTGACGCGGGCGAGTGGTGGGAGGCGCACGAGGCGTGGGAGGGGCCCTGGATGCGCGCGACCGGCGACGATCGGCACTTCATCCAGGCGCTGATCCTGCTCGCTGCCGCCCTGCACAAGCGCTGGCACCACGGCAGCCTCGCACACCGCAACTTCCACAAGGCCGCCGCCTACCTCGACCGCCTGCCCCCCGAGTACGGCGGGGTGAACCTCGCCCGGCTGCGCGCGGAGGTGTGGGCGGCGCTGCACGACCCGGCCCTGCGTCCGAGGGTGGAGGATTGAGCCGGGGGGTGGGCCTCCCGTATCCTGTGCGGAGGTCCGCCTGTTCCTCCCGGCGGCAGACATGAAAGGCAGACTGATGATGGAACGCATCGCACTCTTTATTGACGGCGCCAACGTGTACGCGGCGGCCAAGCGACTCGGGTGGAATTTCGACCACCGCAAGATTCTGGAGCACTTCGGGGGCTACGGAACTCTCCACAACGCCTTTTACTACACGGCGGTGCCCCT
It encodes the following:
- the trxA gene encoding thioredoxin; the encoded protein is MKPVELTDSNFKAETGEGLTLVDFWAPWCGPCRIIAPVVEELAGQYEGRVKIGKLNVDDNPVTQGQFRVMSIPTLILFKDGQPVEGMVGAQPKRAFEALLDKYAQPAAATAN
- a CDS encoding DUF309 domain-containing protein, encoding MGETLREDLRAGARLFDAGEWWEAHEAWEGPWMRATGDDRHFIQALILLAAALHKRWHHGSLAHRNFHKAAAYLDRLPPEYGGVNLARLRAEVWAALHDPALRPRVED